In the genome of Lysobacter sp. 5GHs7-4, the window GACTGCCAATGTTTCGCCCTGTCGGAAGCACAGGGCGGCGCGGCGGAGGGCTACGCCAGCATGTTCGGCGCGATCCTCGGCACCGGCGCCGGCGGCGGCTACTGCCTCGACGGTCGCCTGATCGCCGGCCACAACGGCATCGCCGGCGAGTGGGGCCATTGGAGCGTGCCGGCCGCGCTGCTGCAGCGCCACGGCCTGCCGGTGCTGGACTGCGCCTGCGGCCTGCGCGGCTGCATGGAGCGCTACGTCTCCGGCAGCGGCCTGGCCTTGATCCACCAACACGTCGGCGGCGACGTCCTCGACGCCAGCGCCATCGCGCAGCGCGCCGAACAGGGCGACGCGCAGGCCTCGCAGGCCATGCGCATCCACCGCGACCTGCTCGGCTACGGCCTGGCCGGGCTGGTGCTCACGCTGGACCCGCACGTGATCGTGCTCGGCGGCGGACTGTCCAAGCTCGACGCCCTCTACCGAGACCTG includes:
- a CDS encoding ROK family protein: MAESVASAQTYYGLDIGGTKIELVACDQNMQVRYRRRVATPTHDYDAFLQAVIDLVTHADADIGSAGLAVGLGVPGVVDRDSGRQLSSNVPALTGQRVGPDLQARLSRPWYLGNDCQCFALSEAQGGAAEGYASMFGAILGTGAGGGYCLDGRLIAGHNGIAGEWGHWSVPAALLQRHGLPVLDCACGLRGCMERYVSGSGLALIHQHVGGDVLDASAIAQRAEQGDAQASQAMRIHRDLLGYGLAGLVLTLDPHVIVLGGGLSKLDALYRDLPAAVAAHLFRGPRVPPILPPLFGDAGGARGAALLARQRHQAARP